AGATGTGGGAGAAGACTGGCATCGCGGTCGGATGTACATTCCCCTAGCGGAATGCCGCCGCGTTGGTTACACCGAGGAAATGTGGCAACGGCGGGAATTCAACCCGGCGTTCCGGACCCTCATGAGAGGACTTGTGGAAGAGGCCGCCGTATTCCTCCGCCGCGGTGGGCAGCTCGTGGAACTGATGCCCCGGCAGTGGCGCGTGCCTGTTCTGCTCTTCGTCCGGGGCGGTCTCAAGATTCTCCAGGCGATTGCCGCAATCGACTACAATGTATGGCAAACTCGACCAACGCTCAGCCGATGGACAAAACTCACTCTCATGATGCAAAGCTGGTGGGATGTGCTGTGGCACAAAACCGGGATGAACAAATAGATTCTCTCTGTACTGATGACGCGATTTATCGCGCAATCATTACCGACACCTATCCGGTTTGTCACGCGATATGTCAGAGGGCACGATCCAGTTTCCTGCCCGCCATCCGCCTGCTGGGCCGTGAGCAAGCCCACGCCATGGAAATCATCTACGCTTATTGCCGCTTCACGGACGACCTCGCAGATGAACTCCCGGCCGCTGAGGCCAGGCGTTATCTTCAATCGTGGAAGTCGATGATCGATCATCGGCTTGGATCTTCGTTTCTTCCCGCTCCGGCTTCCGAGCTCAGCGTTTTGTCCGAGGCTGCGACCGTGCCGAAAGACGCGCTCGTTCTGGCTTCCGGCGTGGCAGCCGTCGTCAAGCACTACGGCATTCCACCCCGGTACGTTCTGGAAGTCATCGAAGGAGTGGAGCAAGACATCGACTTTCGCCCGCCTAAGAGTTTCGCCGAACTGGAACAGTACTGCGCCCGGGTTGCTTCAGCGGTGGGGGTGGCCTGTCTCTACATCT
This is a stretch of genomic DNA from Thermogutta terrifontis. It encodes these proteins:
- a CDS encoding phytoene/squalene synthase family protein encodes the protein MAQNRDEQIDSLCTDDAIYRAIITDTYPVCHAICQRARSSFLPAIRLLGREQAHAMEIIYAYCRFTDDLADELPAAEARRYLQSWKSMIDHRLGSSFLPAPASELSVLSEAATVPKDALVLASGVAAVVKHYGIPPRYVLEVIEGVEQDIDFRPPKSFAELEQYCARVASAVGVACLYIWGFKGREVPSQAHDCGVAFQLTNILRDLREDAERGRIYIPADELNSFGCNGDDILKGVMTPAWSDLLDFQFKRTECFYQSASELFQFLSDRGRKVFGLMFSTYYALFQKLRRNKHRLFRQKLKLPRWHKIWLLARWSLAPPRSLPIVDGATNSRPPAISPSTG